One genomic segment of Erythrolamprus reginae isolate rEryReg1 chromosome 2, rEryReg1.hap1, whole genome shotgun sequence includes these proteins:
- the ETAA1 gene encoding ewing's tumor-associated antigen 1 codes for MANKRRQAVSVTGTAKLMVTSPARRSHRRKAAAVESVPRGGSPCNENRAEEKTLYKTPKRTQASRSRLPTFSSPTNEIDNQQEIFWDPQSPTTYKLGNIEKKLTIGGHTVEISEIVNRIAPQDEKPACYEGSFLGLWIGEDAIPCTPGVTKARSRTKINNARDHHLKHGEEELMKLAKQFDKNLIDAVQEQNFLQPNSIQVLSAAKPSTDHHIQVEREDEWQLLNEHPALNSTSSHGRLKDNAGTSENHKSSNQKSIDLDAEGALNELFDCSTQKCSGQLSQGLLSSSLMPIVQEKGTLLETEQPLVSDESQGQSAMHLKQHSKFLPTEKSRTTSVQTFPIAELSNHPDNTFSDDNYDWDDSFLMQITQEPELAKSAEDAMKNAKGTLISEEMGESKTWTINSKKPSLAQAGVCNSSNTIPVSCVYMSNQDIRTEKGNIVSFHDDSLLKINKVDSPRQNNTLDYNFTSVKSKNKNVPHGPSHLKSAANTSSEKRTSISYSDLAKLSTGKFKSHAHGTSYKAPVVSANKKHDPKTAANQENSDGPQQTSAAKKGAFSFGDWGEPKFSDEVLELFCESNTSWGTHCDNDDDDLLYQVCDDVERKTQSQMGMKETGKDKSVAKSTSNLAQSLCQPGPSQGLSICLQTEKNRAGRKTFSLDLPIAIRKSENSVNRSTVFEDSFAPGTGIASMSSVQININHGQWQNGHDVGKIKTNCNQLSSEKSKYVFKKASSSQALVLDHKNVNVSSLSGTNKGLWESKNAPNIPFQKVMNGKPVVKNIDFAPSEKEYKSRRCSQEEIARKKQEALERRKCKMETLFKNAAPT; via the exons ATGGCAAACAAACGGCGGCAAGCGGTGTCGGTAACGGGAACTGCAAAGCTGATGGTAACGAGCCCGGCGAGGCGGAGCCATAGACGAAAAGCTGCTGCTGTTGAGAGTGTCCCACGTGGCGGGAGTCCCTGTAACGAAAACAGAGCGGAGG AAAAGACTTTGTATAAGACGCCAAAGAGAACTCAGGCGAGCAGATCAAGGTTGCCTACTTTCAGTTCTCCTACAAATGAAATTGATAATCAGCAAGAGATCTTTTGGGATCCTCAGTCACCTACAACATATAAACTAG gcAACATTGAGAAGAAACTGACAATTGGTGGCCATACAGTTGAGATCTCAGAGATTGTTAATCGAATTGCTCCTCAG GATGAAAAACCTGCCTGTTATGAAGGATCCTTTCTGGGGCTATGGATTGGCGAAGATGCAATTCCTTGTACTCCTGGAGTAACAAAAGCACGATCTAGAACAAAAATAAACAATGCAAG AGATCATCACTTAAAACACGGAGAAGAGGAACTTATGAAATTAGCAAAGCAGTTTGAtaaaaatctgattgatgcagtccAGGAACAAAACTTTCTTCAGCCAAATTCTATCCAGGTTTTATCAGCAGCAAAACCATCAACTGATCATCATATCCAGGTCGAGAGGGAAGATGAGTGGCAATTGCTGAATGAACATCCTGCACTTAATTCTACCTCGTCCCATGGGAGACTTAAGGATAATGCTGGAACATCTGAGAATCATAAGAGCAGTAATCAAAAATCCATAGATCTAGATGCTGAAGGGGCACTTAATGAGCTTTTTGATTGTTCTACCCAAAAGTGCAGTGGCCAATTGAGCCAAGGTTTGTTAAGCTCTTCCTTAATGCCCATTGTGCAGGAGAAGGGCACTTTGCTGGAGACAGAGCAGCCTTTGGTTAGTGATGAATCTCAAGGGCAAAGTGCCATGCATCTTAAACAGCATTCAAAATTCCTTCCAACTGAAAAATCTAGAACAACTTCTGTACAAACATTTCCAATTGCAGAGCTTTCTAATCATCCTGACAATACTTTCAGTGACGACAACTATGACTGGGATGATTCATTTCTCATGCAAATTACCCAAGAGCCCGAATTGGCGAAGAGTGCAGAAGATGCAATGAAGAATGCAAAAGGGACTCTTATTTCTGAGGAAATGGGAGAATCAAAAACATGGACTATAAATTCCAAGAAGCCATCTCTTGCCCAGGCTGGAGTTTGTAATTCTTCCAATACCATACCAGTATCATGTGTTTACATGTCAAACCAAGACATTCGGACAGAAAAAGGcaatattgtttcttttcatgACGATAGCTTATTAAAAATCAACAAGGTTGATTCACCTAGGCAAAACAACACTCTGGACTATAATTTTACTTCAGTGAAGTCTAAAAATAAGAATGTGCCTCATGGCCCTTCCCATCTCAAAAGTGCTGCAAATACAAGTTCTGAAAAAAGAACTTCGATTTCATATTCTGATCTTGCTAAACTGTCAACTGGGAAATTCAAAAGCCACGCACATGGCACAAGCTACAAGGCCCCAGTTGTTTCTGCCAATAAAAAGCATGATCCAAAGACAGCAGCTAACCAGGAAAACTCTGATGGTCCACAACAGACATCTGCGGCAAAGAAAGGCGCGTTTTCATTCGGTGATTGGGGTGAACCCAAGTTTTCAGACGAAGTTCTAGAATTGTTTTGTGAATCTAATACCTCTTGGGGCACCCActgtgataatgatgatgatgacttaCTTTATCAAGTTTGTGATGACGTGGAAAGGAAAACGCAGAGCCAAATGGGTATGAAGGAAACCGGAAAAGATAAATCAGTGGCAAAGAGTACTTCCAATTTGGCACAGAGCCTTTGTCAGCCAGGGCCCAGTCAAGGGCTTTCCATTTGCCTGCAGACTGAGAAAAATCGTGCAGGCAGAAAAACCTTTTCCTTGGATCTGCCCATTGCAATAAGGAAGAGTGAAAATTCTGTCAATAGATCTACAGTGTTTGAAGACAGCTTTGCACCTGGAACTGGCATAGCTTCTATGTCCAGTGTGCAGATAAATATTAATCATGGGCAGTGGCAGAATGGCCATGATGTGGGCAAAATAAAAACTAACTGCAATCAGTTATCTTCTGAAAAATCCAAATATGTGTTCAAAAAGGCCAGTAGTTCTCAAGCCCTTGTTTTGGACCATAAAAATGTGAATGTTAGCAGTCTTTCTGGAACTAACAAGGGGCTGTGGGAAAGCAAGAATGCACCAAATATTCCATTTCAGAAAGTCATGAATGGCAAGCCAGTTGTTAAGAACATTGATTTTGCACCATCTGAGAAAG AATATAAAAGTAGGAGGTGTTCTCAAGAAGAAATTGCACGGAAAAAGCAGGAAGCTCTTGAGCGAAGAAAGTGTAAAATGGAAACATTGTTCAAAAATGCTGCACCTACCTGA